A genomic window from Anoplolepis gracilipes chromosome 6, ASM4749672v1, whole genome shotgun sequence includes:
- the LOC140667257 gene encoding uncharacterized protein isoform X3, producing MMDQINHFVSSYQKDYSCPYTLSMCRTESSTKPIAVKVCAYTDSPQVLKKFLDASLEKDLDRTRQLSEPKICSKTRPVLQAEIIQIDKPPKICVTKREEKPPHLLNTIFPDSRTNGERFKTTYQAHYSDPAAERMIQRDLTQRDDLALIHTDGQQLRCHMPIKITIETDCPPHCPSSSRINAAVKHDCKQKNGSMRGKRCEIADVGPQTSISPWKSEYQDSISKIGHAIMRVKLHQAKKKTLPLQYQQCISN from the exons ATGATGGATCAGATAAATCACTTTGTTTCAAGCTATCAAAAAGACTATTCCTGTCCTTACACGCTAAGTATGTGTCGAACTGAATCGTCAACCAAACCAATCGCTGTTAAAGTTTGCGCCTATACTGATTCACCGCAAGTTCTTAAGAAGTTCTTGGACGCGAGCCTCGAAAAAGATCTCGATCGAACGAGACAGTTGTCAGAACCTAAGATTTGTTCCAAGACTAGACCCGTTTTACAAGCGGAGATAATACAAATCGACAAACCGCCTAAAATTTGCGtaacaaaa CGCGAGGAAAAACCTCCCCATCTGTTAAACACTATATTTCCGGATTCACGAACGAATGGTGAACGATTCAAAACGACGTATCAAGCGCATTACAGTGATCCCG cAGCTGAACGTATGATACAACGTGATCTAACGCAACGTGATGATCTAGCGCTCATCCATACGGATGGTCAGCAACTGCGATGTCACATGCCAATAAAGATAACAATAGAAACTGATTGCCCGCCGCATTGTCCGTCTTCTTCGAGGATAAATGCGGCCGTAAAACATGATTGCAAGCAAAAGAATGGATCCATGCGTGGAAAGAGATGTGAGATTGCCGACGTCGGACCGCAAACGTCAATATCACCCTGGAAATCCGAGTACCAAGACAGCATTAGTAAAATCGGTCACGCCATTATGCGAGTTAAATTGCATCaagcaaagaaaaaaaccTTGCCACTCCAATATCAGCAGtgtatatctaattaa
- the LOC140667257 gene encoding uncharacterized protein isoform X1, with product MMDQINHFVSSYQKDYSCPYTLSMCRTESSTKPIAVKVCAYTDSPQVLKKFLDASLEKDLDRTRQLSEPKICSKTRPVLQAEIIQIDKPPKICVTKVNIQNQNLTFSEFRREEKPPHLLNTIFPDSRTNGERFKTTYQAHYSDPAAERMIQRDLTQRDDLALIHTDGQQLRCHMPIKITIETDCPPHCPSSSRINAAVKHDCKQKNGSMRGKRCEIADVGPQTSISPWKSEYQDSISKIGHAIMRVKLHQAKKKTLPLQYQQCISN from the exons ATGATGGATCAGATAAATCACTTTGTTTCAAGCTATCAAAAAGACTATTCCTGTCCTTACACGCTAAGTATGTGTCGAACTGAATCGTCAACCAAACCAATCGCTGTTAAAGTTTGCGCCTATACTGATTCACCGCAAGTTCTTAAGAAGTTCTTGGACGCGAGCCTCGAAAAAGATCTCGATCGAACGAGACAGTTGTCAGAACCTAAGATTTGTTCCAAGACTAGACCCGTTTTACAAGCGGAGATAATACAAATCGACAAACCGCCTAAAATTTGCGtaacaaaagtaaatattcAGAATCAGAATCTTACTTTCTCAGAATTtcgt CGCGAGGAAAAACCTCCCCATCTGTTAAACACTATATTTCCGGATTCACGAACGAATGGTGAACGATTCAAAACGACGTATCAAGCGCATTACAGTGATCCCG cAGCTGAACGTATGATACAACGTGATCTAACGCAACGTGATGATCTAGCGCTCATCCATACGGATGGTCAGCAACTGCGATGTCACATGCCAATAAAGATAACAATAGAAACTGATTGCCCGCCGCATTGTCCGTCTTCTTCGAGGATAAATGCGGCCGTAAAACATGATTGCAAGCAAAAGAATGGATCCATGCGTGGAAAGAGATGTGAGATTGCCGACGTCGGACCGCAAACGTCAATATCACCCTGGAAATCCGAGTACCAAGACAGCATTAGTAAAATCGGTCACGCCATTATGCGAGTTAAATTGCATCaagcaaagaaaaaaaccTTGCCACTCCAATATCAGCAGtgtatatctaattaa
- the LOC140667257 gene encoding uncharacterized protein isoform X2, whose translation MMDQINHFVSSYQKDYSCPYTLSMCRTESSTKPIAVKVCAYTDSPQVLKKFLDASLEKDLDRTRQLSEPKICSKTRPVLQAEIIQIDKPPKICVTKVNIQNQNLTFSEFRREEKPPHLLNTIFPDSRTNGERFKTTYQAHYSDPAERMIQRDLTQRDDLALIHTDGQQLRCHMPIKITIETDCPPHCPSSSRINAAVKHDCKQKNGSMRGKRCEIADVGPQTSISPWKSEYQDSISKIGHAIMRVKLHQAKKKTLPLQYQQCISN comes from the exons ATGATGGATCAGATAAATCACTTTGTTTCAAGCTATCAAAAAGACTATTCCTGTCCTTACACGCTAAGTATGTGTCGAACTGAATCGTCAACCAAACCAATCGCTGTTAAAGTTTGCGCCTATACTGATTCACCGCAAGTTCTTAAGAAGTTCTTGGACGCGAGCCTCGAAAAAGATCTCGATCGAACGAGACAGTTGTCAGAACCTAAGATTTGTTCCAAGACTAGACCCGTTTTACAAGCGGAGATAATACAAATCGACAAACCGCCTAAAATTTGCGtaacaaaagtaaatattcAGAATCAGAATCTTACTTTCTCAGAATTtcgt CGCGAGGAAAAACCTCCCCATCTGTTAAACACTATATTTCCGGATTCACGAACGAATGGTGAACGATTCAAAACGACGTATCAAGCGCATTACAGTGATCCCG CTGAACGTATGATACAACGTGATCTAACGCAACGTGATGATCTAGCGCTCATCCATACGGATGGTCAGCAACTGCGATGTCACATGCCAATAAAGATAACAATAGAAACTGATTGCCCGCCGCATTGTCCGTCTTCTTCGAGGATAAATGCGGCCGTAAAACATGATTGCAAGCAAAAGAATGGATCCATGCGTGGAAAGAGATGTGAGATTGCCGACGTCGGACCGCAAACGTCAATATCACCCTGGAAATCCGAGTACCAAGACAGCATTAGTAAAATCGGTCACGCCATTATGCGAGTTAAATTGCATCaagcaaagaaaaaaaccTTGCCACTCCAATATCAGCAGtgtatatctaattaa
- the LOC140667260 gene encoding uncharacterized protein, translated as MSNAPETFLDVTKRDFNCSRAKPLGQLTPRMDTGLYLPRPDPEDCKCNAHGLENRKRARYKQLADKERRLRDELVRVDREMVQLTSLMLDSTCDMDETMKSIYKTDYEKRGLPVTQYRSLMAAVNTPIIPTIIDLKDVYKDPIAFRYSARDSPTIQPAKTTELLKETCSFWDQPFAGCSEYKDTISKMGLINMKNQQQYLKPLLPSRKHRDCNLSKVIQRDL; from the exons ATGTCGAATGCGCCGGAAACTTTCCTTGACGTAACGAAACGAGATTTCAATTGCTCCCGTGCAAAACCTCTCGGACAACTAACACCGCGGATGGATACCGGACTGTATCTTCCCAGACCTGATCCGGAAGATTGTAAATGCAACGCTCACGGTttggaaaatagaaaaagagccag atacaaacaGTTGGCCGATAAGGAACGTCGGCTTCGCGACGAGCTGGTAAGAGTCGATCGTGAAATGGTACAGCTCACGTCCCTGATGTTGGACAGTACTTGCGATATGGACGAAACGATGAAGAGCATTTACAAAACAGACTACGAAAAGAGAG gtcTGCCCGTCACGCAGTACAGGTCATTAATGGCAGCAGTGAATACACCAATTATACCGACAATTATCGatttaaaagatgtttataaagATCCGATTGCATTCAGGTATTCGGCTAGGGACAGCCCGACGATTCAACCTGCCAAGACGACAGAACTCTTAAAAG aaactTGTTCCTTCTGGGATCAGCCATTTGCAGGCTGTTCAGAATATAAAGATACCATCAGTAAAATGGGTttgattaatatgaaaaatcagcaacaatatttaaaacctCTTCTTCCATCGAGAAAACATCGCGATTGCAATTTATCAAAGGTAATACaaagagatttataa
- the Uvrag gene encoding UV radiation resistance-associated gene protein: MELSESRNLVKDLDLTLQPRIAPRYKIWLPLATQQLRLRSLVQITGHNLKANVNGEVCWFYYTLHRSSMSSPLYTSEAIDNANPRWSSLEVPTLHATGYSTASEIILRIWRRSVPGNNITDVTLFTWAISFTGLIYIGPKLPTNLETILKENSLIFHFQGGYFTPVYCFITSPDLKRYLYMNINTSEVKSSYTVNKLSSLRSKMQALKQQTESVQALRVRIASGDDFHTPKYPQTTLNRLLQPRRVNREKKIEIMKIRKELEMAKFRTKLLEQERARKMAEIRVLNQLHTNIVEENQDHGSDLMERYRELNKDMERLNEWRQNHMDTRETYLQMSGQLAQRRRQLISELSLIYLIRQDSIGKFRINDVYLPDSEELELSNDTQVAVALGFVAHTTQMIANFLNVPTRYPIIHYGSRSKVIDHITESLPDNDRQFPLFARSKDKLQFHYAVYLLNKNIAQLRWYCGLPTADLRATLPNLATLINIKPNQIQLDDSKRTFSTSSLDTEGGNGKQNPPLTPPLQKIIFEKCHRSSRSMSQLKNIKSSLGSSLDQGLDKPVQSSALDNQSKRICKSEESAIDNKTLVLAKDRSTNSSNETLNSAILNNIDNITLKDEDNFVEINNKVVIESNIEIMIPTSVSKARNVAGSLESSVSARDRSSNSISSCEMALSSSQNDVEDNYSNDNHAKKERIDDNVFPMDDSLRNVKDVIDSVLRNGEHTKKYNSKNDNSQNYDTSSSTIMSEQNSSIQSSLMETAIYNREGFAKSCLSLDDVCTYEESEQKQRTNSICSYPEEYTRNAILQQKRSFESTEDRSSYPQHVEKWPQNVVKNEPMVDMRSILNTSKSDCYSYDEIKTQCDIQASSEYIDIIRRSSENVCARTEALANKKTSFKVMKPRL, from the exons ATGGAGCTCTCCGAATCACGTAATCTCGTTAAGGATTTAGATTTAACCCTTCAACCGCGAATCGCCCCGCGGTATAAAATTTGGCTTCCCCTCGCCACACAACAG ttACGACTCAGAAGTTTAGTACAAATAACAGGCCATAATCTGAAAGCTAATGTAAATGGAGAAGTATGTTGGTTCTATTACACGTTGCATAGATCAAGCATGTCATCACCGTTATATACAAGCGAAGCGATCGACAATGCTAATCCGAGATGGTCGAGTCTTGAAGTGCCCACTCTGCATGCCACAGGTTATTCAACAGCCAGTG AAATTATCCTAAGGATCTGGAGACGTTCAGTGCCAGGTAACAATATAACCGACGTAACCCTTTTCACCTGGGCAATATCTTTCACTGGATTAATATACATCGGTCCTAAACTTCCAACTAATTTAGAGACCATCCTAAAAGAAAACTCTTTAATATTCCATTTTCAAGGTGGATACTTCACTCCTGTATACTGCTTTATAACAAGTCCAGACTTGAAACGATATCTTTAcatgaatataaatacatcTGAAGTTAAGAGTAGCTATACTGTAAATAAACTTAGCAGTTTAAGAAGCAAAATGCAGGCACTAAAACAGCAAACAGAATCAGTGCAAGCGCTCAGAGTACGCATCGCCTCGGGTGATGACTTTCATACTCCCAAATATCCACAAACAACTTTAAATAGATTATTGCAACCACGAAGAGTgaatagagaaaagaaaattgaaattatgaaaatacgTAAAGAGCTAGAAATGGCTAAATTTAGAACGAAATTATTAGAACAAGAAAGAGCGCGAAAAATGGCAGAAATTCGTGTATTGAATCAATTACACACTAATATTGTAGAAGAAAATCAAGATCACG GTTCTGATTTGATGGAAAGATATCGAGAGTTGAATAAAGACATGGAAAGATTAAATGAATGGCGGCAAAATCACATGGATACAAGGGAAACGTACCTGCAAATGAGCGGCCAACTTGCGCAAAGACGACGGCAATTAATCTCAGAATtgagtttaatatatttgattagaCAG GATAGTATTGGAAAATTCAGAATAAACGATGTTTATTTGCCAGACAGCGAAGAATTAGAATTATCAAACGACACCCAAGTGGCTGTGGCATTAGGTTTTGTCGCGCATACAACGCAGATGATTGCAAATTTTCTGAATGTACCGACTAGATATCCTATTATACATTATGGCTCGCGCAGTAAAGTTATAGATCACATTACAGAAAGTTTACCCGACAACGATAGACA atttccaTTATTTGCTCGAAGTAAGGACAAGTTACAATTTCATTATGCTGTATACctgttgaataaaaatatcgcacAACTTCGATGGTATTGCGGCCTTCCTACCGCAGATTTAAGAGCGACGTTACCAAATCTTGCTAcgctaattaatataaaacccAATCAGATaca ATTGGACGATTCGAAACGAACATTTTCTACTTCATCTTTGGACACTGAAGGTGGTAATGGTAAACAGAATCCACCTCTCACGCCACcacttcaaaaaataatttttgagaaatgtCATCGTTCTTCTCGGTCGATGAGTCAATTGAAGAATATCAAATCGTCGCTTGGATCCTCTTTAGATCAGGGTCTGGACAAACCTGTGCAATCATCTGCCTTGGATAACCAATCAAAGCGTATTTGTAAATCAGAAGAGAGTGCCATTGACAATAAAACTTTGGTACTGGCTAAAGACAGGTCAACTAATAGCAGTAATGAAACGTTAAACAGTGccattttgaataatatcgataatataacTCTTAAAGACGAAGATAATTTTGTTGAGATTAACAATAAGGTTGTTATCGAGAGTAATATTGAAATCATGATACCTACATCGGTTTCTAAAGCAAGGAATGTCGCGGGTAGCTTGGAAAGTTCTGTAAGTGCTCGAGACAGAAGCTCCAATTCTATAAGTAGCTGCGAAATGGCTCTCAGTAGTAGCCAAAATGATGTAGAGGATAATTATAGTAATGATAATCAtgctaaaaaagaaagaatcgatGATAACGTGTTTCCAATGGATGATAGTTTGAGAAATGTCAAAGATGTGATAGATAGTGTATTGAGGAACGGCGAAcacactaaaaaatataattccaaAAACGATAATTCACAAAATTATGATACGAGTAGTAGTACAATTATGAGCGAACAAAATAGTAGTATTCAAAGCTCGCTTATGGAAACTGCCATTTATAACAGAGAAGGTTTTGCGAAATCGTGTTTATCTTTAGATGATGTGTGTACTTACGAGGAATCGGAACAAAAACAGAGAACAAATTCCATTTGCAGTTATCCAGAAGAATATACAAGAAACGCTATATTACAACAAAAACGTAGTTTTGAATCAAC AGAGGATAGATCGAGTTATCCTCAACATGTTGAGAAATGGCCtcaaaatgttgtaaaaaacgAACCAATG GTGGATATGAGATCGATTTTAAATACATCAAAATCAGACTGCTATTCGTACGACGAAATAAAAACGCAGTGTGACATTCAAGCGTCGAGTGAGTATATAGACATCATTAGACGTAGTTCGGAGAACGTGTGTGCGCGCACCGAAGCTTTAGCTAACAAGAAAACTAGTTTCAAAGTTATGAAACCGCGTCTTTAA